In Vanessa cardui chromosome 6, ilVanCard2.1, whole genome shotgun sequence, the following proteins share a genomic window:
- the LOC124530474 gene encoding uncharacterized protein LOC124530474, with product MIVALLYLVTFQFVLLSDVYALYNKDVVCTIDENDFPRCKTFNVPKHRRNINSNIPSHEPYLPSAKNGLFYNCSSHECKALKISSITQLALPQLPLKYCYLEMPEKYKCESLKYNYYKNIDKLLFLSNNIPNKLFYLIDCLAYSDGGRVCHKKDEVDSYTKLVDIGNVARPNETNVLSQEEFICEQTQDKRVTCVLDRYVPYADGLKAKQIIKIDNKILLKTGGYLVTLNYICYESWCGYSGVIKPTRRAGRYEPPGGKVYRCYYGNKQQICKEISGSSRNVYNERGWLSS from the exons ATGATTGTCGctcttttatatttagttacttTCCAGTTTGTATTATTATCAGATGTCTACGCG CTTTATAACAAGGATGTCGTATGTACAATTGACGAg AATGATTTTCCAAGATGCAAGACATTCAATGTTCCCAAGCACagaagaaatattaatagtaacattCCATCGCACGAACCTTATCTCCCGAGCGCAAAAAATGGTTTATTCTATAATTGTTCCTCACATGAATGCAaagctttaaaaatatcttcaataaCTCAATTAGCTTTACCCCAATTACCACTAAAGTACTGCTATCTAGAAATgcctgaaaaatataaatgcgaaagtttgaaatataattattacaaaaatatagatAAGTTGTTATTCCTATCGAATAATATACCGAATAAGTTATTCTATTTGATAGATTGCTTAGCATACTCAGACGGTGGGCGAGTATGCCATAAGAAGGACGAAGTTGATTCATACACCAAATTGGTAGATATTGGTAACGTGGCGAGGCCAAACGAAACCAATGTTTTATCGCAGGAGGAATTCATATGTGAACAGACTCAAGACAAAAGGGTCACCTGTGTTCTCGATCGCTACGTGCCTTACGCCGATGGTCTCAAggcaaaacaaataattaaaatagataataaaatactcCTGAAAACTGGAGGCTATTTAGTTACTTTAAACTATATTTGTTATGAGTCTTGGTGTGGATATAGCGGTGTGATAAAACCCACTCGTAGAGCCGGAAGATATGAACCGCCCGGTGGCAAAGTATACAGATGCTATTATGGAAACAAACAGCAAATCTGCAAAGAAATATCTGGCAGTTCAAGGAATGTATATAATGAGCGTGGTTGGTTaagttcataa